From one Nematostella vectensis chromosome 7, jaNemVect1.1, whole genome shotgun sequence genomic stretch:
- the LOC5511931 gene encoding protein sel-1 homolog 1, with protein sequence MGFLPRQQAVIVGIVLFLSLCFPPQALALDEAGSPDKTPNNEEGSHSERSTDGQEIKDEHSAHSESIINENPNPDIQDSDFSVVHEKELPPNPHEQRVKHVVDTTQAYHQDNDKEIDEENEQDHNTRQADSAATGNQHNTEANTDNGKDDINEELFPSSFSPVAPNIGSSSGQLEPTSQSDGKKGDPLSDVESTQKKRKKKKSKKGKKRKNQEHSEEYDDHYDGDDNFDNYNDDKVGDEVQDDFDDPIREEREAQKQYWDDGSHDDGSKDEEEDATVKPNPPPHLDEEKIKQLHDELKEEIKSMAKDSEKDLEDAKKDLKEEIEQIKEENEALKKKNKGLKEEVGYLRYMEAKQLLNKTKPNYKEAYKILEEAAFVHNYTKAQEMVAFSYLFGDHLPRNFSKAYEVLIDLANKGSPAAQQGLGFMYATGIHVNSSQAKALVYYTFAALGGDVKAQMSLGYRYWAGVGVQVACETALTYYRKVSNKVAEDVSLSGGPAVHRVRLLDEDDQGGNNAVLDEDLIQYYQFLADKGDVQAQVGLGQLYFQGGRGVELDHQRANRYFQQAAEAGNSNAMAFLGKMYSEGSEVVKQDNKTAFKWFKKAADMGNPIGQSGLGLMYMFGKGVDKNYEKAFQYFKMAAEQGWVDGHLQIGTMYYHGLGVRRDYKMAIKFFNLASQSGHVLAFYNLAVMHASGTGIMRSCNTATELFKNVAERGRVATMLMEAHEAYRGGQVDTALLKYAMLAELGYEVAQSNLAYILDHGLSAVIIQNETYPRALMYWTRAASQGNTQARVKVGDYHYYGYGTEVDYERAALHYRLASEQQHSAQAMFNLGYMHERGLGMRQDIHLAKRFYDMAAQTNPDAQVPVALALIKLAVLFFWEWVRENYAFWTKLDASSSFTLSHEHLDIYVMTFLALVFGIIMLLRRR encoded by the exons GGTTCCCATAGTGAGCGTTCTACAGATGGACAAGAAATTAAAGATGAACATTCTGCACACTCCGAATctataataaatgaaaatccAAATCCTGATATCCAGGATTCAGACTTTAGTGTTGTTCATGAGAAAGAACTGCCACCAAATCCTCATGAACAAAGAGTTAAACATGTCGTGGATACCACACAGGCGTACCACCAAGATAATGACAAGGAAATTGATGAGGAGAATGAACAGGATCATAATACCAGACAAGCAGATTCTGCAGCCACAGGAAATCAGCACAATACTGAGGCAAACACAGACAATGGTAAAGATGACATTAATGAAGAGCTTTTTccaagtagcttttcccctgtAGCTCCTAATATTGGGAGTTCATCTGGACAATTAGAACCAACTAGCCAATCTGATGGAAAGAAAGGCGATCCTTTGAGTGATGTAGAGTCAACccagaaaaagagaaagaaaaagaaatcaaaaaaaggaaagaagagaaaaaatcAAGAACACAGTGAAGAATATGATGACCactatgatggtgatgacaattttgacaattataatgatgataaagtTGGAGATGAAGTACAAGATGACTTTGACGACCCAATCAGAGAAGAGAGGGAGGCACAGAAACAGTACTGGGATGATGGTAGCCATGACGATGGAAGCAAGGATGAAGAGGAGGATGCTACTGTAAAGCCAAATCCTCCTCCACATCTTGATGAAGAGAAGATCAAACAACTCCATGATGAATTGAAAGAGGAAATTAAAAGCATGG CAAAAGACTCTGAAAAAGACCTGGAGGATGCCAAGAAGGATCTGAAAGAGGAGATAGAACAGATCAAAG AAGAGAATGAGGCTttgaagaaaaagaataaaggTTTGAAAG AGGAAGTTGGCTATCTGCGGTATATGGAAGCAAAACAGCtgctaaacaaaacaaaaccgAACTACAAAGA AGCCTACAAAATCTTGGAGGAAGCAGCCTTTGTGCACAACTATACAAAGGCCCAAGAAATGGTGGCATTTTCATACCTG TTTGGTGATCATCTCCCCAGAAATTTCAGCAAGGCTTATGAAGTACTCATAGATTTGGCCAACAAGGGCTCCCCAGCCGCCCAACAG GGTCTTGGGTTCATGTATGCCACAGGAATCCATGTGAACTCTAGTCAGGCTAAAGCACTGGTCTATTATACATTTGCTGCATTGGGTGGAGATGTCAAGGCCCAGATGTCGCTG GGCTACCGCTACTGGGCGGGTGTGGGTGTCCAAGTGGCTTGTGAGACAGCTCTGACGTATTACAGAAAAGTCTCAAACAAAG ttgCTGAGGATGTGTCATTGAGTGGAGGACCAGCAGTCCATCGAGTGCGGCTACTGGATGAAGACGACCAG GGTGGCAATAATGCTGTTCTTGATGAGGACTTGATTCAGTATTATCAATTCCTTGCTGACAAGGGAGATGTTCAAGCACAG gTTGGGCTTGGTCAGCTGTATTTCCAAGGTGGGCGTGGTGTTGAGCTAGACCATCAG AGAGCTAACAGGTACTTCCAGCAAGCGGCTGAGGCAGGAAACTCGAATGCCATGGCATTCCTGGGCAAGATGTACTCTGAGGGCAGTGAGGTCGTCAAACAGGACAACAAGACTGCTTTCAAATGGTTCAAAAAGGCAGCAGACATG GGTAACCCTATTGGCCAGAGCGGTCTTGGACTCATGTATATGTTTGGAAAAGGTGTTGATAAG aattacGAGAAGGCTTTCCAGTatttcaagatggctgccgaGCAAGGATGGGTTGATGGGCATCTGCAGATTGGGACAATGTACTACC ATGGTCTTGGTGTTCGAAGGGACTACAAGATGGCAATCAAATTCTTCAATCTTGCTTCCCAATCCG GTCATGTGCTTGCCTTCTACAATCTTGCTGTGATGCATGCCTCTGGCACAGGaatcatgagatcatgcaaCACTGCTACTGAG CTGTTTAAAAATGTTGCCGAGCGTGGCCGTGTTGCGACAATGTTGATGGAAGCACACGAGGCGTATCGTGGTGGCCAAGTAGACACAGCTCTTCTCAAGTATGCCATGCTGGCAGAACTAGGCTATGAAGTGGCACAGAGCAACTTGGCCTACATCTTGGATCATG GTCTGTCAGCGGTCATTATCCAGAACGAGACATATCCACGTGCACTCATGTACTGGACACGTGCAGCTTCACAAG GTAACACACAGGCTCGGGTGAAGGTCGGTGATTATCATTACTATGGTTACGGCACCGAGGTGGATTACGAGCGGGCGGCGCTGCACTATCGATTGGCTTCTGAACAGCAACACAGTGCCCAGGCCATGTTCAACCTCGGCTACATGCATGAGAGAGGCCTAGGGATGAGACAG GATATCCACTTAGCTAAACGCTTCTATGACATGGCAGCACAGACAAATCCTGATGCCCAGGTCCCTGTGGCACTAGCTCTAATCAAGCTGGCCGTGCTGTTCTTCTGGGAATGGGTACGAGAG AACTACGCTTTCTGGACAAAGCTGGATGCTTCATCATCATTCACATTGTCACACGAGCATTTGGACATTTACGTGATGACCTTCCTAGCACTGGTGTTTGGTATTATTATGCTCCTACGCAGACGATAG
- the LOC5511916 gene encoding protein cornichon homolog 4, translated as MSVAVLYIFALLDGAALLFLTVFFIINLSDLECDYINARTCCRRLNWFVLPELIAHGMLTVLLLFHYQWIFFVLNAPLMGWHIYRYINKPVGNLGLYDPAEIHNRSQLKGFLKESMVKMGFHLVFFFLYLYSMIAALLADNEETAQES; from the exons ATGTCGGTGGCCGTTCTCTACATATTTGCTCTGCTGGATGGAGCCGCATTACTATTCCTCACAGTATTTTTT ATAATCAACTTATCTGATCTTGAATGTGATTACATAAATGCTAGAACATGCTGTCGACGATTGAATTGG TTTGTACTTCCAGAGCTTATTGCACATGGAATGCTGACCGTCTTACTACTTTTCCATTATCAgtggattttttttgtacttAATGCTCCTCTTATGGGATGGCATATTTATAG ATATATAAACAAGCCAGTGGGTAATCTTGGTCTGTACGATCCTGCTGAGATACACAATAGAAGCCAACTAAAGGGATTCCTCAAGGAGTCTATGGTCAAGATGGGATTTCATTTGGTATTCTTTTTCCTTTACTTATACAG TATGATTGCCGCTTTGCTAGCAGACAATGAAGAGACAGCTCAAGAAAGCTAG
- the LOC5511915 gene encoding protein FAM161B: MATTHGITAVKNLCYTAPRKPKSKIPATENERIHRTLDLDVSEGDGNASSGRKIRSSNSGGSKIQTPKSIRDSLKQLQTADQADFYKHLVALKKEQKRTLKTVEKMYYSELEKQRSGFDLDENTRISLDYEPQLDIPHHESFDPFEKGYKDEYIEGTQQPRSPVRDFLRDMSSREPTYNREIDDIGQQAEDKENLRRSYGDMSDNDSWHGDEVEDVPRKRTLSSEGRVLYKEMFPRRSAALDVVEDMWKDFSVYDYPRDREDSPQKPTQEKDTWSPCITIPNPFSMTIREAKKTAKQKTRSQRILEEELRAKKAQEEAEIRKKFRAQPVPATTFLPLHDELMRQEELRRHEVREMSKAILKSTEKPFSFMKREEEKKRMWRSKSLSSLNDLTPKKEKKTFRANPFPAKLFDLTLKDKLAEQEEYRTIKNRMRSEEMLASSRLPMNMESRGRHYNIGKLRSKQQKEKEKKAFMTKEHTFRPNINPDVPDFDELQRQFEKEMRRKKREKEPTVVEPFQLRTAHLSAARLSKSTQSLDRGLRGSRSQSRERPSSARARDRPRERSRDSCSSARSSSRERPLSAMLSSSWDTLPFGTTEATRMREGRIRESLKERRAREQAELKEELQRQKKLKSMRPHVARKVMANDSSWQLKKTSDVKIKSFREADRARREEYEQELRDMQSRVSQRPLLFERQSQLNAKRTAERKYEDILRNAGVSDELVRSLVTKDGDIVDAESEDDERDDDYDVTNTWSRRSSAQDTQSKVTSNHETSYNEDESDVEEDLEDS, from the exons ATGGCGACCACTCATGGAATAACAGCTGTAAAAAACCTCTGCTATACAGCGCCCAGAAAACCTAAAAGTAAAATACCAGCTACAGAAAATGAGAGGATACATAGAACTTTAGATCTGGATGTTTCTGAAGGTGATGGGAACGCTAGCTCTGGTCGAAAAATTCGGTCTTCCAACAGTGGTGGTTCGAAAATACAAACACCGAAGTCGATACGAGATTCTTTGAAACAACTTCAGACAGCGGACCAGGCGGATTTTTATAAGCATCTCGTAGCTCTTAAAAAGGAGCAAAAAAGGACACTAAAGACAGTGGAAAAGATGTATTATTCAGAGCTAGAGAAGCAGAGATCTGGGTTTGATTTAGATGAAAACACTAGAATAAGTCTCGATTACGAGCCACAGCTAGACATACCACACCACGAATCGTTTGATCCTTTTGAGAAGGGATATAAAGATGAGTATATAGAAGGAACACAGCAGCCGAGATCCCCGGTCAGGGACTTTTTACGGGATATGTCTTCAAGAGAGCCAACCTATAATCGGGAGATAGATGATATTG GCCAGCAAGCAGAGGACAAGGAAAACCTCCGACGTTCCTATGGTGACATGAGTGACAATGACAGTTGGCATGGTGATGAGGTAGAGGATGTGCCTCGAAAGCGCACTCTCAGTAGTGAGGGACGGGTCCTGTACAAGGAGATGTTCCCCCGCAGGTCTGCAGCACTGGATGTCGTAGAAGACATGTGGAAAGACTTCTCCGTCTACGACTACCCGAGAGATCGAGAAGACAGCCCTCAGAAGCCAACACAAGAGAAGGACACGTGGTCTCCTTGCATTACGATACCTAACCCCTTCTCGATGACGATAAGAGAAGCTAAGAAGACCGCCAAGCAGAAGACAAGGTCACAGCGGATTCTCGAGGAGGAGTTGAGGGCGAAGAAGGCCCAGGAAGAGGCTGAGATCAGGAAGAAGTTCAGAGCACAACCTGTACCCGCAACAACCTTCCTGCCACTTCACGACGAGCTGATGCGGCAAGAAGAGCTACGAAGGCACGAGGTACGCGAGATGAGCAAGGCTATCCTCAAATCCACAGAGAAACCCTTCAGTTTTATGAAGAGAGAAGAGGAGAAGAAGCGAATGTGGCGCTCCAAGTCTCTCAGTAGCTTGAATGACCTGACACCTAAGAAAGAGAAGAAGACGTTTCGGGCGAACCCATTCCCAGCCAAATTATTTGACTTAACATTGAAAGATAAGCTGGCGGAACAAGAGGAGTATCGAACCATCAAGAACCGCATGCGCTCAGAGGAGATGCTGGCGAGCTCCAGGCTACCTATGAACATGGAGTCACGCGGGAGACACTACAACATCGGCAAGCTGCGTAGTAAACAgcaaaaggaaaaagaaaagaaagctTTCATGACAAAGGAACACACGTTTAGACCCAACATTAACCCCGATGTGCCAGATTTCGACGAGCTTCAGAGGCaatttgaaaaagaaatgagaaggaaaaagagagaaaaagagCCGACCGTGGTGGAACCATTTCAGCTCCGCACGGCTCATCTCTCCGCGGCGCGTCTATCAAAGTCGACCCAGTCTCTAGACCGGGGGCTACGGGGGTCAAGGTCACAGAGCAGAGAGCGCCCCTCCAGTGCTAGGGCACGTGACAGACCACGTGAGAGATCACGCGACAGTTGCTCAAGTGCCAGGTCCAGTAGCCGTGAAAGGCCACTTAGCGCAATGCTGTCGTCCTCGTGGGACACTCTGCCTTTCGGGACGACGGAGGCGACGCGCATGCGTGAAGGTCGGATCCGTGAGAGTCTAAAAGAGAGGCGCGCCCGCGAACAAGCAGAACTAAAGGAAGAGCTGCAGaggcaaaaaaaactaaagagCATGCGCCCACATGTCGCACGAAAAGTTATGGCGAACGACTCAAGCTGGCAGCTGAAGAAGACCTCGGACGTCAAGATAAAGAGCTTCAG GGAAGCGGACCGTGCCAGACGGGAAGAGTACGAGCAAGAACTTCGAGACATGCAGTCACGTGTTAGTCAACGCCCTCTTCTGTTCGAACGACAGTCTCAGCTGAACGCGAAGAGAACCGCTGAACGAAAATACGAGGACATTCTTCGGAACGCGGGTGTCAGTGACGAGCTCGTCAGGAGCCTGGTGACTAAGGATGGGGATATCGTCGATGCGGAATCGGAAGACGACGAAAGAGACGATGATTATGACGTCACGAACACGTGGTCAAGGCGCTCCTCGGCCCAGGACACACAGTCTAAAGTGACATCAAATCATGAAACTTCCTATAATGAAGATGAAAGTGACGTAGAGGAAGATTTAGAAGATTCGTGA